Proteins from one Chitinophaga oryzae genomic window:
- a CDS encoding O-methyltransferase, whose translation MSLAQQYRLATKYIRYYFTAGNRHDVHSPFVFSLIEDVLLDKTRHAAFGEIEQLRKQLLASTETLQVTDLGAGSLISSGNERKVSDITRYAAKQPKFGQLFYRLAQYLQPKQLLELGTSMGLSTAYMAKAVPDAQVYTIEGCPNIAARARKNFDALQLHNITQVTGNFDTVLPDVLRRIQRPDWVYIDGNHRKDPTLAYFEQCLQYVHEHSLLIFDDIHWTPDMEAAWHTIQQHPQVTMTIDLFFIGLVFFRKDFKVKQHFTLKY comes from the coding sequence GTGAGTTTAGCGCAGCAGTATCGATTAGCTACCAAATATATCCGGTATTATTTTACCGCAGGAAACCGTCATGATGTTCATTCCCCCTTCGTTTTTTCGCTGATAGAAGACGTATTGCTGGATAAAACCCGTCATGCCGCCTTCGGCGAGATAGAACAGCTGCGCAAACAACTGCTGGCCAGCACCGAAACCCTGCAGGTCACCGACCTGGGGGCCGGTTCCCTTATTTCTTCCGGCAACGAACGGAAAGTGAGCGACATCACCCGTTATGCCGCCAAACAGCCCAAATTCGGGCAGCTGTTCTACAGGCTGGCCCAATACCTTCAACCGAAGCAACTGCTCGAATTAGGCACTTCTATGGGCCTTTCTACGGCTTATATGGCCAAAGCCGTACCCGACGCACAGGTATATACCATTGAAGGCTGTCCCAATATAGCCGCCAGAGCCCGCAAAAACTTTGATGCGCTGCAGCTGCATAACATTACGCAGGTGACCGGCAATTTTGATACGGTGCTGCCCGACGTGCTTCGCCGGATACAGCGGCCCGACTGGGTATATATCGACGGCAACCACCGCAAAGACCCTACACTGGCCTACTTTGAGCAGTGCCTGCAATATGTGCATGAGCATTCCCTGCTCATTTTTGACGACATCCACTGGACGCCGGACATGGAAGCGGCCTGGCATACCATCCAGCAACACCCGCAGGTGACCATGACCATCGACCTGTTTTTTATAGGGCTGGTATTTTTCCGGAAAGACTTCAAAGTAAAACAGCACTTCACGCTGAA
- a CDS encoding glycosyltransferase family 2 protein → MLNDKKIVVVLPAYNAALTLEKTFREIPFDIVDDVVLVDDASKDDTLEIGRQLGIKHLIRHDNNKGYGGNQKSCYNKALELGADVVVMLHPDYQYTPKLITAMCSIIANGLYPVVFGSRILGKGALKGGMPLYKYVFNRMLTLTQNILIGQKLSEYHTGYRTFSGEVLRNINYMANSDDFVFDNEMISQIFMKGYDIAEITCPTKYFEEASSINFKRSAIYGLGVLRVSLQHRMHMWGLYKGKIY, encoded by the coding sequence ATGCTGAATGACAAAAAGATAGTGGTTGTATTACCGGCCTACAACGCAGCACTTACACTGGAAAAGACATTCCGGGAGATCCCTTTCGACATCGTGGACGATGTGGTACTGGTAGACGATGCCAGCAAGGACGACACCCTGGAGATAGGAAGACAACTGGGGATTAAGCACCTGATCCGCCATGACAACAACAAAGGATATGGCGGTAACCAGAAATCCTGTTACAACAAGGCGCTGGAACTGGGAGCCGATGTGGTGGTGATGCTTCACCCGGACTACCAGTACACCCCCAAGCTGATCACTGCCATGTGCAGCATCATTGCCAACGGGCTGTATCCGGTTGTTTTCGGGTCCCGCATTCTGGGCAAAGGCGCCCTCAAAGGAGGAATGCCGCTGTATAAGTACGTATTCAACCGCATGCTCACGCTCACGCAGAACATCCTGATCGGTCAGAAGCTGAGCGAGTACCATACCGGTTACCGCACCTTTTCGGGAGAAGTGCTCCGGAATATCAACTACATGGCCAACAGCGATGACTTTGTCTTTGATAATGAAATGATTTCGCAGATATTCATGAAAGGATACGATATTGCGGAAATAACCTGCCCGACCAAGTATTTTGAAGAGGCTTCCAGCATCAACTTCAAAAGGAGCGCCATTTACGGCCTGGGTGTATTAAGGGTGTCTTTACAGCACCGCATGCACATGTGGGGCCTTTATAAAGGAAAGATTTATTAA